From Halomicrobium salinisoli, the proteins below share one genomic window:
- a CDS encoding TMEM165/GDT1 family protein: MEAWLQVAAIAFVAQLSVLPGEKVQFIIAGLSTRFHPLLVVSAAGTAFAGWTALEIMFGQYLQEALSPFLLDMLTAGLFLLFAVMLYRSAPAADESPAETDGGMLMAGPGELDVRVPVVDWKVPNRLRGFLPIFAMMAFGEFGDKTQLVTIGLAAQYSAGTAIWAGEMAAIIPVSLANAYFFHRFAGRFDVRKAHYAGAAMFAFFGVDTLQAKVTGVSLWERGVEFVGAAVGDVLAVLV, from the coding sequence GTGGAAGCCTGGCTCCAGGTAGCGGCGATCGCGTTCGTCGCCCAGCTGAGCGTCCTGCCCGGCGAGAAGGTGCAGTTCATCATCGCCGGCCTGTCGACGCGGTTCCACCCGCTACTGGTCGTCTCCGCGGCGGGGACGGCCTTCGCCGGCTGGACGGCGCTGGAGATCATGTTCGGCCAGTACCTCCAGGAGGCGCTGTCGCCGTTCCTGCTCGACATGCTGACCGCGGGCCTGTTTCTGCTGTTCGCCGTCATGCTCTATCGGTCCGCACCGGCGGCCGACGAGTCGCCCGCGGAGACCGACGGCGGCATGCTGATGGCGGGCCCGGGCGAGCTGGACGTCCGCGTGCCCGTGGTGGACTGGAAGGTTCCCAACCGCCTCCGGGGCTTCCTGCCCATCTTCGCGATGATGGCCTTCGGCGAGTTCGGCGACAAGACCCAGCTTGTGACCATCGGGCTCGCAGCGCAGTACTCCGCTGGCACGGCCATCTGGGCCGGCGAGATGGCCGCGATCATCCCGGTCAGCCTCGCCAACGCCTACTTCTTCCACCGGTTCGCCGGCCGGTTCGACGTCCGGAAGGCCCACTACGCCGGCGCGGCGATGTTCGCCTTCTTCGGAGTCGACACGCTCCAGGCGAAGGTCACCGGCGTGTCCCTCTGGGAACGCGGCGTCGAGTTCGTCGGCGCGGCGGTCGGCGACGTTCTCGCGGTCCTCGTGTGA